GAGTTAGAATTACAGCGCGCTGTAACACAATTTAATCAGCGTGAGTTTTATGACTGTCATGATACTCTAGAGGCTCTCTGGATTGAGGCTATAGAGCAAGATCGTGCTTTTTATCAAGGTATCTTGCAAATAGCCGTGGCTTGCTATCATCTGGGTAACCAAAATTGGCGCGGCGCGGTAATTCTCCTAGGGGAAGGTAACAGAAAGCTCCAAGATTATCAACCTAGCTATTATAATCTTAATGTAACTAGTCTTCGCTCTCAAAGTCTGTACTTATTAAAACAGCTACAGCAAATAGAACCTGAATCTATTGGCGAATTACTGGTATACCTAAATAACACTGACCAAGATAGTTGGCCTAAAATAACTCTCTTAGAATCCTAACTAGCTATTATGTCTATCTTCTCTCGCTTCTTCCGGTTTATTTGTGTCTGGGGAGCGATCGCCAGTATTCATCCCCACCTACCAGTAATAGCACAAGCCCCTGATTTAAATAATACCATCACCGTTCGCTCTGATGTACAAGAAGCTAACTCAGAAACAGGAGTAATTACCGCTCGGGGTAACGTTAAAATCTATTATCCCGCTCAACAAATGCAAGCAACCGCAGCTCAAGCTCAATACTTTAGCCAGGAAAAACGTTTAGTACTTACCGGTAATGTTTATGTACTACAAGACGGAAACAGTATGAGGGCCGAAACCATGACCTATTTAATTGACCAAGGTCACTTTATCGCTACGCCGAAAGGCGATCAACAGGTAGAATCTATCTATATCGTCTCAGATCCTCAAACTGCAGAGACAAACATTATCTTTGACGAAAATCCCAATGAGTGAAAATTAAGCGTCAACAGTGTCTATTATTTTAGAAAATATCCATAAATACTATGGTAAACGTTGTGTCGTCAACCGCGTCAACTTAACCGTATCTCCCGGTGAAATCGTCGGTTTACTTGGTCCCAATGGCGCAGGAAAAACCACAACTTTTTATATCGCTACCGGTTTAATCAAACCTAATGAAGGAAACGTCTGGCTAGGAGATATTAATATCACCACTATGCCAATTAATCAAAGGGCTCTTTTAGGTATTGGTTATTTACCTCAACAACCAAGCATCTTTCGTCATCTTAACGTTAGAGACAACATACGCCTGGTACTAGAACAAGCTAAAATTCCTTCTCACCAAAGAGATTACCGTCTTCAGGAATTGATGCGAGAATTTCGCCTAGAAAAGTTCTCCCACGTCTTAGGATCTCAAGTCTCAGGTGGAGAGAGACGTAGAACCGAGTTAGCCCGTTCTTTAGCCGTCAGTCTCAGTGGTCCCAAATTTTTACTTCTAGATGAACCCTTCGCCGGTGTAGATCCCATCGCTGTCTCAGAAATTCAAGAAATCATCGCTCAACTTAAAAAAAGCTCCATGGGTATCCTCATCACCGATCACAATGTCAGAGAAACCTTAGCTATTACTGATCGCTCCTACATCATGCGTGATGGTCAAATCCTCGCTTCAGGAACCTCGGAAGAACTATATACTAACACTTTGGTCAGACAATATTACCTAGGTGACAAGTTCCAACTCTAACCTCAATTTATAGCAATTAAGTTTATGAATATAGCTAAAAATACACCCCTCACACCGTTTCCCCAATTCCTATCCCTAATGGATCGCTATTTGATCTTAGAGTTAATTACACCCTTTCTCTTTGGTATGGGTTTATTTACCTCTTTGGGTTTGTCTATTGGTATACTCTTCGACTTAGTGCGTAAAATTACTGAATCGGGACTGATGATTGGTGTGGCTTTCCAGGTGCTGATTCTCAAAATGCCAGAATTTATCGTTCTCGCTTTTCCCATGTCCATGCTACTCGCTACTCTTATGGCTTATAGTCGCTTGTCTGGCGATAGCGAGTTAATAGCTTTGCGCAGTATTGGTATTAGTATCTATCGTTTGATTATTCCTACTTTGATCCTAAGCTTACTTGTTACTAGCATAACTTTTATGTTTAATAACTTTATCGCTCCTATGGCTAACTATCAAGCGGCCATTACTTTGGAAAAAGCTCTAAGTAAAGAAAAACCAGATTTTAAAGAAAATAATATTATTTACCCCGAATACAAAAAAATTCAACGACCAGACGGTACCAAAGAAACGGTTTTAAACCGCTTATTCTACGCAGAACAATTCGATGGCCGCAAAATGCAAGGTCTCACCATCCTGGATCGTTCTCAAGAAGGAGTCAATCAAATACTCACAGCTAGGAGTGCTGACTGGAATATCATAGAAAACGTCTGGGATTTTTTTGATGGGACTATCTATATCATCGATACCGACGGTTCATATCGCAATATTGTCCGCTTTGAACACCAAAAATTAGCTATACCCAGAGCACCCCTAGATCTTGCTAAAAGAGGTCGCGATTATGGAGAAATGAATATCGTTCAAGCTCAAGAATATCTACAAATTCTTCGCTTGAGTGGAGATGATCAAAAAGTGCGTAAGCTCAAAGTACGTCTTCACGAAAAAATAGCTCTTCCCTTTGTATGTATCGTTTTTGGTATAATCGGAGCAGTGATTGGTCTGCAACCAAGTCATACCAATCGGGCGACAAGTTTTGGTATTTGCGTAGTCTTAATTTTCGCTTATTACTTACTCTCATTTTTCTCCAGTTCTTTGGGTATCTGGGGTATACTATCTCCTTTTAT
This genomic stretch from Gloeocapsa sp. PCC 73106 harbors:
- a CDS encoding LptA/OstA family protein codes for the protein MSIFSRFFRFICVWGAIASIHPHLPVIAQAPDLNNTITVRSDVQEANSETGVITARGNVKIYYPAQQMQATAAQAQYFSQEKRLVLTGNVYVLQDGNSMRAETMTYLIDQGHFIATPKGDQQVESIYIVSDPQTAETNIIFDENPNE
- the lptB gene encoding LPS export ABC transporter ATP-binding protein produces the protein MSIILENIHKYYGKRCVVNRVNLTVSPGEIVGLLGPNGAGKTTTFYIATGLIKPNEGNVWLGDINITTMPINQRALLGIGYLPQQPSIFRHLNVRDNIRLVLEQAKIPSHQRDYRLQELMREFRLEKFSHVLGSQVSGGERRRTELARSLAVSLSGPKFLLLDEPFAGVDPIAVSEIQEIIAQLKKSSMGILITDHNVRETLAITDRSYIMRDGQILASGTSEELYTNTLVRQYYLGDKFQL
- a CDS encoding DUF309 domain-containing protein, producing MIELELQRAVTQFNQREFYDCHDTLEALWIEAIEQDRAFYQGILQIAVACYHLGNQNWRGAVILLGEGNRKLQDYQPSYYNLNVTSLRSQSLYLLKQLQQIEPESIGELLVYLNNTDQDSWPKITLLES
- a CDS encoding LptF/LptG family permease — protein: MNIAKNTPLTPFPQFLSLMDRYLILELITPFLFGMGLFTSLGLSIGILFDLVRKITESGLMIGVAFQVLILKMPEFIVLAFPMSMLLATLMAYSRLSGDSELIALRSIGISIYRLIIPTLILSLLVTSITFMFNNFIAPMANYQAAITLEKALSKEKPDFKENNIIYPEYKKIQRPDGTKETVLNRLFYAEQFDGRKMQGLTILDRSQEGVNQILTARSADWNIIENVWDFFDGTIYIIDTDGSYRNIVRFEHQKLAIPRAPLDLAKRGRDYGEMNIVQAQEYLQILRLSGDDQKVRKLKVRLHEKIALPFVCIVFGIIGAVIGLQPSHTNRATSFGICVVLIFAYYLLSFFSSSLGIWGILSPFMSAWLPNFFGLASGIYLLVKSAR